The following are from one region of the Magallana gigas chromosome 6, xbMagGiga1.1, whole genome shotgun sequence genome:
- the LOC105322129 gene encoding probable gluconokinase, which yields MIYVVIGVCGSGKTTVGKKLAEKLKIPFRDADEFHSKENKKKMSEGIPLTDQDRFPWLLAIRNYMKGLSNEGKSGVVTCSALKKLYRDILVNGQAPVPQKEPPQVVPMIKDLVFVLLHGDREILEERMNQRVGHFMPSSLLTSQLATLEVPTEEEKCVQVDVKNSPDSLVDQIIDKIKTLY from the exons atgatatatgttgtaattGGAGTATGTGGAAGTGGAAA GACAACTGTTGGAAAAAAATTGGCTGAAAAG CTCAAAATACCATTCAGAGATGCAGATGAATTCcattcaaaagaaaacaaaaagaagATGTCTGAGGGAATCCCTTTGACAgatcag GATAGATTTCCTTGGTTATTGGCAATACGCAACTACATGAAAGG ACTTTCAAATGAAGGGAAATCTGGAGTGGTGACCTGTTCTGCTCTGAAGAAACTGTACAGAGATATATTGGTCAATGGACAAGCACCTGTACCCCAGAAGGAACCACCGCAGGTGGTGCCAATGATTAAGGACCTTGTGTTTGTTTTGCTGCATGGTGACAGGGAGATCCTAGAGGAGAGGATGAACCAACGTGTGGGTCACTTCATGCCAAGCTCCTTGCTCACTTCTCAACTAGCAACCCTAGAGGTTCCTACTGAGGAGGAAAAATGTGTTCAAGTTGACGTTAAAAACTCTCCCGACAGTTTGGTGGACCAAattattgacaaaataaaaactttgtattga